A segment of the Pedobacter faecalis genome:
ATGTTGGCATTGATCTCTGTAAACACCCTGTCCTCCCGCTTCAATTTTTCCGTTTCCGTTTCAGGCTGATCGTAGCGGTATAACTGATACTTGTCGATCAGGTTGATCAGCAGTTCCGGGTATTTAGGGTTGGTCGCATAGCCCGCCGCTTTCAATCCCATAGCCCAATTGCGGTAATCGTTTTTGTCGAGCTCGAATAAAGCACTGTAGCGTTTGCGCTTTAAAAATTCCGAATGGTCGCGGTACGACTCACGCGCGTCCTTATAGACCCGGAAACAATCATCCTTCTGGTCATCATCTTTATAATACCCCTTTCCCTTCCAGTCGGACGTACATTTTATGCCGAAGTGGTTATTAGCAAAGCGCGCCAGACTGCTGTTGCCGCTGGCCGACTCGAGGATGCCCTGCGCAAGCGTGATACTGGCTGGGATCCCGTACTTGTTCATCTCTTCAATGGCTACCGACTTGAACTCCTCTATATAAGACAAGGTTGTCCGCGATTTGTATTCAGGATTAGCTTTTGTGGCTTCCTTTTCAATTTTTTTATTGTTACGGCTGTATTGTCTCGTCTTACAAGACGAGAAAAACAGGATAATTGCAGCAATGCCCAGCAGTTTATATTTCATTAAAACGCTCGTTTTCAGTGTTAATTATTTTTTTCTAATGATAAACAGACCGTCCCTAACCGGAAGGATCAGCTTCTCTACACGGTCATCGGCAGCGATCTTGTCGTTAAAACCTGTAATGTTTTTTGTGTCCTTATCCTGTTTTTCCTGCAGCACTTTGCCGCTCCAGAGCACATTATCCACAATAATCAGTCCTCCGCTCCGCACCTGGTCGAACACCATGTCATAATATGTCCCATTGTTTTTCTTGTCGGCATCAATAAACACCAGGTCAAACACCTCGTCAATCTCCTGAAGCGTGCTTGTCGCATCGCCGATAATATACCTGATCTGATCCTTGAAAGGGGATGCCGCGAAGCTCTCACGCACCATGTCTTCCAGTTCTTCGTTGATGTCGAGCGTATACAGCATGCCATCATGCTGCAGACCTTCGGCCAGGCATAGTGTGGCATAACCCGTAAAGGTACCTACTTCCAGTATCCTTTTTGGAGAAATCATCTTGCTCACCATGCTCAGCACGCGGCCCTGGTAATGCCCCGAAAGCATTCGAGGCATCAAAACCTTCAGATTGGTTTGCCGGTCTATGTGCTTCAGTAGCTCGCTTTCCGGTTCACAGTATTGAAGCAGCAGTTGCTGCATATCATCATTGATCAGGCTCATATTGTGCTGTTATAAACGAGGTTGCTCCATAAAATATTGTAAAATGATCGTAGCCGAAATGGTATCAATACGCTCCTTGTTTTGCCGGTCCTGCTTCCTGATCCCGCTCTGCAACACCGTCTCATGTGCCAGTTTGGAAGTGAATCGCTCGTCGACCCAATACTGTGGAATATCCGGGAAAGTCTTTTTCAGGGTACGCGCAAAACCCTTCACATGCTGCGCGGAGTCCGAAGGGGTACCATCCATTTGTTTCGGGTCGCCAAATACAAAAGCCTCCACAGTTTCCCGAGCCACATAATTTTTCAGATATTGCACTAAATCCTTCGGATGCACGGTGTCCAAACCAGTGGCAATGATCTGCATCGGGTCGGTAACCGCAATACCAACACGCTTTGTTCCATAGTCGAAGGCCATAATACGGGGCATGGGTCCAAAGATAACCAATTATTAAGTAACCACGTTCGGATATTGTTGTTGCTCGGGCAGTATCCCCGAGTTCATTCTCTACGTTATTTTTACTATTTTGCATGCCATGCAGTTCAGGAAAATCATTGGTCAGGACGCTGTGAAGGCGCAGTTGATCCAGTCGGTAAACGACAACCGGGTAAGTCATGCCCAGCTGTTTTTGTCGTGCGATGGTAGCGGGGCGTTTCCTCTGGCCATAGCCTATGCACAGTATCTTAACTGTGGCGACCGGCAGGAGGGTGATAGCTGTGGCAATTGTGCTTCATGCCGAAAGTATGAGCGGTACATCCATCCGGATCTGCATTTCTCTTACCCCTTCTTTGCTTCCAAAGATATACGAACGGCGGTAGATGTGCTCGAAGAATGGAGAAATATGCTGCAGGAAGATATCTATTTCGATATGGATACCTGGCGCTCCAGGCTGAACGCGGAAAACAAGCAGGCCAATATTAATATCGCCGAGTGCCACGATATCATCAAAAAGTTGAGCTACAAAGCCTTTGAGGCGCCTACTAAGGTGCTTATTATGTGGCTGCCCGAGTATCTCGATAAAGAAGGAAACAGTCTCCTTAAGATCATTGAAGAGCCGCCGCAGAACACGTTATTTATATTGGTAGCGCATAATCAGGACCAAATCCTACCCACTTTGCTGTCTCGTACGCAAATTGTTAAAATACCTAAACTGGATGATGAGGTTATTGAGGAAAACCTGCTGGAAAGCTTTGGACTGTCCGAAAACCAGGCGCGGGAGTACAGTTTTCTGGCAGACGGAAATCTGATTGAGGCGAAGCGGCTGATAGTGAATACGCACAATGAGAATGCCGACCTGTTTTCCGGTTGGTTGAGGATGGGCTATGGCAACAGGGTGGCAGACCTGATCGGCTTTGTGGATCAGATCGCGGGCTGGGGCCGGGAAAATCAAAAGAACTTTCTGAAATATGGCATCAGCTTTATGCGGGAGTGCAGTCTGCTGCTCAGCGGTGCAGAAGACCTGGTTAAACTGCCCGCGAATGCATTAGATACCGCAAAGAAACTGTCGGCCAACGTGCTTAGTCTGGCCATGGCCGAAGCGGTGGTAGAGGAGCTCGAGAAAGCGCACTATCATGTGGAGCGAAATGCGAATCCTAAAATTCTGTTTTTAGATGTATCTTTACAGCTGGTTAAAATAATCAAATTTAAAACGTTCCCTTCGGGGACTCAACATATATACAACTGATATGGGATGTGGAAGTTGCTCTACAGGAGGTGGTTGCGCACCCGCGGGCTGCAAAAGTAATGGCTCTTGCCTTACAAATGGCTGCGGTAAAATGGATGTTTACGACTGGCTGTCCAACCTGGATATGCCAACCAATTATAAGCCTTTCCCCATTATAGAGGTTAAATTTAAAGGGGCCAGGAAAGAGTTTTTTGTGAATGCAGAGAACATTTATCTGGAAATAGGTGAGCTGGTAGCCGTTGAAGGGGCTACCGGGGGTTATGATATCGGGCACGTTTCTCTTACAGGCGAACTGGTACGCATGCAGATGAAACGGCGTAAAACGCATGCTGATCAGGTAACCCGCAAGGTGTACCGTAAGGCTACGGAAGCCGATGTGCAAAAATGGAAGATCGCAAAGGATCTAGAATGGGAAACCATGCATAAGGCCCGGACGCTTGCGCTCGATCTCCGCTTATCGATGAAAATCAGTGATGTGGATTATCAGGGCGATAAGACCAAGGCGACTTTCTTTTATACAGCCGAGGGACGTGTAGATTTCAGGGAACTGATCAAGAAGATGGCGGAGACCTTTAGGGTGCGTATAGAGATGCGTCAGATCGGTATGCGCCAGGAGGCCGGGCGACTTGGCGGTATAGGCTCATGCGGACGGGAATTGTGCTGTTCTACCTGGCTTACCAATTTTAAAACGGTATCTACCGCTGCTGCGCGGTATCAGAACCTTTCACTTAACACGCTTAAATTGGCCGGACAGTGCGGCAAGCTGAAATGCTGCCTCAATTACGAACTGGACACCTATCTGGATGCATTGAAAGATATTCCCGACCGTGTGGACAGTCTGCATACCGAAATTGGTGTGGCCCGTCACCAGAAGACGGATATTTTCAAAAAGGTGATGTGGTTCAGTTACCCGAACACGGAGGACTGGATTCCGCTTAAGGTTGATCGCGTGAAGGAAATCATGGCGATGAACAAGCGTGGTCAGAAGCCGGTTAATCTGAAGGAGGAAGCCATAAACCTTGCTCCGGTCGTCGTTGCCGAGAAAACACACGATTACGAAAATGTGGTGGGGCAGGATAGCCTGACCCGCTTGGACGATAAATCGAGAGGACGCGGGAACAAAAACAAGAATAAGCAGGGCGGCGACAGGAACAACCGGCAAGATAGAAATCAACGTCAGCAGAAGCCTTCACAAGCAAAACAGGGCGGTGGTGCTGGGCAGACAAAGCAAGCCGGACAAGGCCAGCCCGCTGCGCAAGCGAAGCAGGCACAACAGCCGAAGCCACAAGGACAGCCACAGGCCAAACCAGCACAGCCAAAGCCACAGGCACAGGCCGTAACGGGAGTTGAAGGAGGCGAAGGACAACCGGCGGCAAACAGGAATCGTAACCGTAACCGCAACCGGAGAAATAAACAAAAGGACAAGCCTAAAGATGAGTAGACCAGGGCTTCTTGTTGTTGCAGCCCTTCTTTGCCTGTTTTTTTATGGCTGCGAACCCGGCACAATTGCAGATACCAATGTGTCGGTACCCGCTCGCAACTGGACCTATGTAAATAAGGCACGTACGGTGGTCGACATCCAGGACATCAGCAAGGCCTATAATATTTATTTCAAGCTCCGTCATACTTCCGATTACAGGTATTCAAACATCTTTATACTGATGCATATGGGTGGTGCTGGAATTAAAAAGCATACACGCCGGTACGAATACCGCCTGGCCGAGCCCGATGGCAGATGGCTGGGTTCCGGATCTGGAAATCTGTATACCTATACTTTTCCCTTGCTTACTAACTACTGGTTTACCAAGCCTGGTAAATATGCCATTGAGATTGAGCAAAACATGCGCGACAATCCTCTGAAGGAAATCAGCGATGTTGGGATTAAAGTATCACAGCAGGGGCAGTAACTGCTCCAGAGCCATTCCGCGCGATCCTTTTAGTAACACGAGGCTGTTTCGGACCGGGTGCTCCTGGAAATAATCTAATGCCTCGGCCGGGGTAGCGAAATACCTGCCGGGCTGCTTGTCGCGCAGCCGGCTAAATGCCTCGCCTACAAAATAAAGCTCGTCGGCGCCCACAGCGGCAGCTTCACCGGCAATGTTAGCATGCTGAGTTTCCGATTCATCACCCAATTCAAACATATCGCCAATAATAATCACCTTGCGGTTGGCGGTCAATCGGCCTAGGTTGCCCAGGGCGGCCGACATGCTGCTGGGGTTGGCATTATAAAAATCGCATATGACTTTATTGTAAGACGTTTCGGTCAACTGTGAACGGTTATTGTTGGGGTGATAGCCCGCCAGTCCCTCAGCTATCTGGCCCGCACTTACACCAAAATAACTGGCAATGCAGA
Coding sequences within it:
- a CDS encoding PSP1 domain-containing protein — its product is MGCGSCSTGGGCAPAGCKSNGSCLTNGCGKMDVYDWLSNLDMPTNYKPFPIIEVKFKGARKEFFVNAENIYLEIGELVAVEGATGGYDIGHVSLTGELVRMQMKRRKTHADQVTRKVYRKATEADVQKWKIAKDLEWETMHKARTLALDLRLSMKISDVDYQGDKTKATFFYTAEGRVDFRELIKKMAETFRVRIEMRQIGMRQEAGRLGGIGSCGRELCCSTWLTNFKTVSTAAARYQNLSLNTLKLAGQCGKLKCCLNYELDTYLDALKDIPDRVDSLHTEIGVARHQKTDIFKKVMWFSYPNTEDWIPLKVDRVKEIMAMNKRGQKPVNLKEEAINLAPVVVAEKTHDYENVVGQDSLTRLDDKSRGRGNKNKNKQGGDRNNRQDRNQRQQKPSQAKQGGGAGQTKQAGQGQPAAQAKQAQQPKPQGQPQAKPAQPKPQAQAVTGVEGGEGQPAANRNRNRNRNRRNKQKDKPKDE
- a CDS encoding glucosaminidase domain-containing protein, whose translation is MKYKLLGIAAIILFFSSCKTRQYSRNNKKIEKEATKANPEYKSRTTLSYIEEFKSVAIEEMNKYGIPASITLAQGILESASGNSSLARFANNHFGIKCTSDWKGKGYYKDDDQKDDCFRVYKDARESYRDHSEFLKRKRYSALFELDKNDYRNWAMGLKAAGYATNPKYPELLINLIDKYQLYRYDQPETETEKLKREDRVFTEINANIPKEDKKFKPVETPPSKQVLKVPDTLKISAPPINNDIPPAPVYRPYKQRDKKPVVLSPATPEPTSAPDPAAVPAEKNYVVKQGDTLFSISKRFNISVEDLKTLNGLTDSGIKIGQKLIVVK
- the ruvX gene encoding Holliday junction resolvase RuvX, whose protein sequence is MPRIMAFDYGTKRVGIAVTDPMQIIATGLDTVHPKDLVQYLKNYVARETVEAFVFGDPKQMDGTPSDSAQHVKGFARTLKKTFPDIPQYWVDERFTSKLAHETVLQSGIRKQDRQNKERIDTISATIILQYFMEQPRL
- a CDS encoding ATP-binding protein, with translation MQFRKIIGQDAVKAQLIQSVNDNRVSHAQLFLSCDGSGAFPLAIAYAQYLNCGDRQEGDSCGNCASCRKYERYIHPDLHFSYPFFASKDIRTAVDVLEEWRNMLQEDIYFDMDTWRSRLNAENKQANINIAECHDIIKKLSYKAFEAPTKVLIMWLPEYLDKEGNSLLKIIEEPPQNTLFILVAHNQDQILPTLLSRTQIVKIPKLDDEVIEENLLESFGLSENQAREYSFLADGNLIEAKRLIVNTHNENADLFSGWLRMGYGNRVADLIGFVDQIAGWGRENQKNFLKYGISFMRECSLLLSGAEDLVKLPANALDTAKKLSANVLSLAMAEAVVEELEKAHYHVERNANPKILFLDVSLQLVKIIKFKTFPSGTQHIYN
- a CDS encoding O-methyltransferase; translated protein: MSLINDDMQQLLLQYCEPESELLKHIDRQTNLKVLMPRMLSGHYQGRVLSMVSKMISPKRILEVGTFTGYATLCLAEGLQHDGMLYTLDINEELEDMVRESFAASPFKDQIRYIIGDATSTLQEIDEVFDLVFIDADKKNNGTYYDMVFDQVRSGGLIIVDNVLWSGKVLQEKQDKDTKNITGFNDKIAADDRVEKLILPVRDGLFIIRKK
- a CDS encoding gliding motility lipoprotein GldH produces the protein MSRPGLLVVAALLCLFFYGCEPGTIADTNVSVPARNWTYVNKARTVVDIQDISKAYNIYFKLRHTSDYRYSNIFILMHMGGAGIKKHTRRYEYRLAEPDGRWLGSGSGNLYTYTFPLLTNYWFTKPGKYAIEIEQNMRDNPLKEISDVGIKVSQQGQ